In the Diachasmimorpha longicaudata isolate KC_UGA_2023 chromosome 1, iyDiaLong2, whole genome shotgun sequence genome, one interval contains:
- the LOC135172969 gene encoding RNA 3'-terminal phosphate cyclase, protein MFKLLTIMAKVVKIDGSLGEGGGQVLRIAISLSALYNIPIQIENIRVGRPKPGLAAQHLKGVEIARDMCNAKINGAYIGSTHLEFYPETLSKVRKREFYADIQTAGCIALLAQVAVPIALFLPSENRPVVLTLKGGTNVPMGPHLEYLTEVFKPWLNKFGGDFDFTVVRRGYYPKGGGEINLRIMPIKNLKPIDVIRQGNINGISGWAYVAGSVSLHEAYQMAGEVKDSLSKELETNDIEVPPINIETYREDRNTAVGNGAGINVVCHTDTGCVFGGSGLGTYKRDTLTSTPQDAVEQIMNPIINKSCVDVHMQDQLILFMALARGRSSIFIGSQKLTLHTETAMEIAKIILKDRGLNYELKNMNETNPNEFLLQCNGCGLTNDT, encoded by the exons atgtttaaattattaaccATCATGGCAAAAGTTGTGAAAATCGATGGTAGTTTAGGAGAAGGT GGCGGACAGGTATTAAGGATTGCCATTAGTTTAAGTGCGCTATACAATATTCCAATCCAGATTGAGAATATCAGGGTGGGGCGACCAAAACCAGGGTTAGCTGCTCAGCATCTCAAAG GAGTAGAAATAGCTCGTGATATGTGCAATGCAAAAATAAACGGGGCATATATCGGTTCAACGCATCTGGAGTTCTATCCCGAGACCCTATCCAAAGTTCGGAAACGAGAATTTTATGCTGACATACAGACAGCGGGTTGTATCGCCCTGCTGGCCCAAGTGGCAGTGCCAATTGCTTTATTCTTACCTTCTGAGAATCGACCGGTTGTCCTGACACTCAAAGGAGGGACCAATGTCCCAATGGGTCCACACCTCGAGTATCTTACTGAGGTTTTCAAGCCCTGGCTCAATAAGTTCGGAGGAGACTTTGATTTCACTGTTGTTAGGAG gGGTTACTATCCAAAAGGTGGTGGAGAGATAAATCTACGAATAAtgccaattaaaaatttgaagcCAATTGACGTGATTAGGCAAGGCAATATCAATGGAATCTCTGGTTGGGCATATGTAGCTGGTTCTGTGTCTCTACAC gAAGCATATCAAATGGCTGGAGAAGTTAAAGACTCTCTATCCAAGGAACTGGAAACAAATGACATTGAGGTTCCTCCAATAAATATTGAGACATACAGAGAAGATAGAAACACGGCTGTGGGCAATGGGGCCGGTATCAA TGTCGTATGTCACACGGACACTGGATGCGTGTTCGGAGGTTCTGGACTAGGAACGTATAAGCGAGATACTTTAACGAGCACTCCTCAGGACGCAGTCGAACAAATCATGAACCCCATAATCAATAAGTCATGTGTGGATGTTCACATGCAGGATCAA TTGATTCTGTTCATGGCCCTGGCCAGAGGTCGTTCCAGCATCTTCATCGGCTCCCAGAAACTCACTCTGCATACAGAAACTGCTATGGAAATTgccaaaataatattaaaagacCGGGGATTAAATTATGAACTGAAAAATATGAACGAAACAAATCCTAATGAATTTCTCCTGCAATGTAATGGCTGTGGTCTTACCAATGACACATAA
- the LOC135172960 gene encoding GDP-Man:Man(3)GlcNAc(2)-PP-Dol alpha-1,2-mannosyltransferase, protein MSILHCVLDTIYGLTRGIFALSVCTAITLLIIIPIWMLYWRRIFANKKKENAKKNTTIGIFHPYCNAGGGGERVLWGAIEALQKQYSNVHIVVYTGDIDTDPEQMLNKVQKTFEIQLRPVEFIYLYKRKWVEAELYPRFTLLMQSLGSMYLGFEALKAFQPDIYIDTMGYAFTYPLFKYVGGCRIGSYTHYPTISTDMLRHVYRRVVSHNNHRIIARNPFLSAAKIAYYKLFAIIYGWMGRCADIVMVNSSWTEDHINSIWKCPLKTHRLYPPCAIERLADLPLLSDEEKGNIIRIVSVAQFRPEKNHPLMLRIMYELRSIITEEDWNKVRLVLIGSCRNDDDRTRVKDMQDLSKHLAVDENVEFKLNIPYVELIRECQLGTIGLHAMWNEHFGISVVECMAAGLIMIANDSGGPRADIIETQRGSQTGFLAVDAEEYAKIIATIIHMKPEERSTIRNAARASVNRFSCEQFEREFLRTVAPLFRPKLE, encoded by the exons ATGTCTATTCTGCATTGTGTGCT AGACACTATTTATGGATTGACGAGGGGTATCTTCGCCCTCTCGGTATGTACAGCCATCACTCTCCTTATAATAATCCCAATCTGGATGCTATACTGGAGAAGAATATTCGCAAataagaaaaaggaaaatgcCAAGAAAAATACAACAATTGGGATATTCCACCCCTACTGCAATGCTGGAGGCGGAGGTGAGAGGGTGCTCTGGGGTGCCATTGAAGCCCTCCAAAAACAATACTCCAATGTTCATATTGTTGTTTATACTGGAGACATCGATACTGATCCTGAACAGATGCTCAATAAAGTTCAGAAAACTTTTGAGATTCAATTGCGGCCAGttgagtttatttatttgtataaGCGGAAGTGGGTTGAGGCTGAGCTCTATCCAAGGTTCACCTTGCTAATGCAGAGTTTGGGGTCAATGTATCTGGGATTCGAGGCGTTGAAAGCATTCCAACCAG ACATTTACATTGACACGATGGGCTACGCCTTCACGTACCCGCTCTTCAAGTATGTCGGTGGCTGCCGAATTGGTTCCTACACCCATTATCCAACGATCTCTACTGACATGTTGCGTCACGTCTACCGAAGAGTTGTATCCCACAACAACCATCGCATAATCGCCCGAAATCCCTTCTTATCAGCAGCAAAAATTGCATATTACAAGCTCTTTGCAATAATTTACGGCTGGATGGGCAGATGTGCCGATATCGTGATGGTGAACTCCTCGTGGACCGAGGACCATATCAATTCCATTTGGAAGTGTCCCCTCAAGACTCACAGGCTTTACCCACCTTGTGCTATCGAACGTTTGGCAGATTTACCTCTTTTATCTGACGAGGAAAAGGGGAATATCATCAGAATTGTGTCGGTGGCACAGTTCAGACCTGAGAAGAATCATCCGTTGATGTTGAGGATTATGTACGAGCTTAGATCGATTATCACAGAGGAGGATTGGAATAAA gttCGTCTGGTACTCATAGGTTCTTGCAGAAACGATGACGATCGGACTCGTGTGAAGGACATGCAGGATTTATCGAAACATCTAGCAGTCGACGAAAACGTGGAATTCAAGCTGAACATTCCGTACGTCGAATTGATCAGAGAGTGTCAACTTGGTACGATTGGTTTACACGCCATGTGGAATGAGCATTTTGGCATCAGTGTCGTGGAGTGTATGGCTGCTGGGTTAATCATGATAGCTAATGACTCTGGTGGACCCAGGGCTGACATCATTGAGACCCAACGAGGGAGTCAGACTGGTTTCCTAGCAGTTGACGCCGAAGAATACGCCAAAATTATAGCTACGATAATTCACATGAAGCCAGAGGAGAGGAGCACAATAAGAAACGCGGCGAGAGCCTCAGTTAACAGATTCTCCTGTGAACAATTCGAGAGAGAGTTCTTACGTACAGTAGCTCCACTCTTTCGACCCAAGTTAGAATAA
- the LOC135172978 gene encoding N(4)-(Beta-N-acetylglucosaminyl)-L-asparaginase-like, translating to MIIALGFVVFLTFSCNGIDAQSTPKGPLVVITWDYPDATTLAWKVLNEEKKTSVDAVEAAGSLCEEMQCRTTVGYGGSPDEAGETTLDAMIMDGVTMDVGAVGGIRNIKSAISVARKVLENTKHTLLGGDQAKQFAVRMGFKEESLTTNVSTNMWQKWKANNCQPNFWKNVSPDPLKSCGPYTPKERFNQQCESSNPDCGEDNHDTIGIVAMDSRGKIAAGTSTNGAKNKIPGRIGDSPIPGSGAYADQEVGAAAGTGDGDIMMRFVPSFLAVEEMRRGATPTAAAAEAIARIAKHYPTFTGGVIAIDNNGNYGAACNGIASFPFYVASPDLGGAIKKSVQCTNSGEVEPHVSLI from the exons ATGATTATCGCCCTTGGATTTGTGGTCTTCCTGACATTCTCCTGTAATGGAATCGATGCCCAGAGCACTCCCAAAGGGCCGCTGGTCGTGATAACGTGGGATTATCCGGATGCAACAACACTGG CTTGGAAAGTTCTCAATGAAGAAAAGAAGACTTCGGTTGATGCTGTCGAAGCTGCGGGTAGTCTCTGCGAAGAAATGCAGTGCAGAACTACAGTTGGTTACGGCGGAAGTCCTGACGAAGCTGGAGAAACTACACTGGACGCTATGATAATGGATGG GGTTACGATGGATGTTGGAGCTGTCGGTGGTATAAGGAACATCAAAAGTGCCATATCAGTTGCGAGGAAAGTCTTGGAAAATACGAAACACACTCTACTGGGTGGCGATCAGGCTAAGCAGTTTGCTGTAAGGATGGGGTTCAAAGAAGAATCACTGACGACTAATGTTTCGACAAATATGTGGCAGAAGTGGAAAGCTAACAACTGTCAACCTAATTTCTGGAAG AATGTCTCGCCAGATCCTCTAAAATCATGTGGCCCATACACTCCGAAGGAAAGATTTAATCAGCAGTGTGAATCAAGCAACCCCGATTGTGGTGAAGACAATCATGACACTATTGGAATAGTCGCGATGGACAGCAGGGGAAAAATTGCTGCAGGAACATCCACAAATGGAGCCAAGAATAAAATCCCTGGACGGATTGGGGATTCACCTATTCCAGGATCGGGGGCCTATGCTGATCAAGAAGTTGGCGCCGCTGCAGGAACTGGAGATGGTGATATTATGATGAGATTCGTTCCAAG cTTCCTTGCGGTCGAAGAAATGCGTCGTGGAGCGACTCCGACAGCAGCAGCTGCTGAGGCGATAGCAAGAATTGCTAAGCATTATCCAACATTCACTGGCGGAGTAATTGCAATAGATAACAATGGAAATTATGGCGCGGCCTGCAATGGAATAGCGTCTTTCCCATTTTACGTGGCTAGTCCCGATCTCGGGGGGGCTATAAAGAAGTCTGTTCAATGCACCAATTCTGGTGAAGTTGAACCACATGTATCGCTGATCTAA
- the LOC135165665 gene encoding protein YIPF1, whose protein sequence is MDSDQFGKRNTDSQFISFQDFSPINRPGAGQAQLDLGTPNHQQFINTQQYSNDSTTPGIMDELRGLPQQKEENSTSRNFWTIEYYQKFFNVNTNDVFQRIKKSMIPHGPDNYLLSHIRPNPDLYGPFWICVTLIFAIAVSGNLANYLQSAYTGQHHWRYEFHMVSYAATCICLYVWLVPMGLWAAVKWTHEPSDTSLDAELIESNEPPGLLELLCLYGYSLSIYIPTAFLWTIQIGSLQWILVGVAAILSGGVLLRSLMPLITGKQKPIYVAVILGMHLLLATGFMLYFFHVPKIAVDSVPIPESTTAMAHKIVNASNPIKNLTNSS, encoded by the exons ATGGACAGTGATCAATTTGGGAAGAGGAATACTGATTCTCAGTTCATATCGTTCCAAGATTTTTCACCGATAAATAGGCCAGGAGCTGGCCAGGCACAACTGGATCTTGGCACACCCAACCATCAACAGTTCATCAATACCCAACAATACTCCAATGATTCCACCACTCCTGGAATAATGGATGAGTTGCGTGGACTTCCCCAGCAAAAAGAAG AAAATAGCACCTCAAGGAACTTTTGGACAATCGAATATTACCAGAAGTTCTTCAACGTCAACACGAATGATGTTTTCCAACGAATCAAGAAGTCAATGATTCCACATGGACCCGATAATTACTTATTATCCCACATACGACCCAATCCCGACCTATATGGACCATTTTGGATCTGTGTCACTCTGATATTTGCCATTGCTGTCAGCGGAAATCTAGCGAATTATCTGCAATCTGCTTATACTGGCCAACATCACTGGAGATACGAGTTTCATATGGTATCATATGCAGCCACGTGCATATGCCTGTATGTGTGGCTAGTACCCATGGGGCTCTGGGCTGCTGTCAAGTGGACTCATGAACCCAGCGATACTAGTCTAGATGCTGAATTAATTGAG TCCAATGAACCCCCAGGACTTCTGGAGCTTTTGTGCCTTTATGGATATTCCTTGTCCATTTACATTCCAACGGCCTTTCTATGGACAATTCAGATTGGTTCGCTCCAGTGGATACTCGTTGGGGTTGCAGCAATTCTCTCTGGGGGAGTCCTATTGCGCTCCCTGATGCCTTTAATAACTG gAAAACAAAAACCTATTTACGTTGCTGTGATCCTGGGTATGCATCTACTGCTGGCCACTGGTTTCATGTTATATTTCTTCCACGTGCCGAAAATTGCAGTGGATTCAGTCCCCATTCCAGAGAGTACAACAGCAATGGCCCACAAAATTGTAAATGCCTCAAATCCTATCAAAAATCTAACGAATTCATCGTGA